One Kribbella sp. NBC_00662 genomic region harbors:
- a CDS encoding replication-associated recombination protein A has protein sequence MSDGLFDLPGAPAPARGGGSLADVDHTAAPLAVRMRPRSLDELVGQQHLLAPGSPLRRLVEGDQPMSLLLWGPPGTGKTTIAAVVSHQTNRKFVELSAVTAGVKDVRQVIDGARRDLSRASGAVETVLFIDEVHRFTKAQQDALLPGVENRWVTLVAATTENPFFSVISPLLSRSLLLTLESLTDDDIAVLLDRALADERGLNGEFELAEDARDHLLRMAGGDARRALTYLEAAAGGARAKNTDDVPAVIDLKTLETAVDRAAVRYDRAGDQHYDVASALIKSIRGSDVDASMHYLARMIEAGEDPRFIARRLVISASEDIGMGDPTALGVAVAAAEAVQLIGMPEARINLAQAVVALALAPKSNAVIMAVDAAIADVKAGKVGPVPPHLRDAHYAGAKKIGHGSSYEYSHNDPRGVVPQQYAPDVIDGTDYYNPTRRGGEAAYADRVAAIRKILRDRKRDGK, from the coding sequence GTGAGTGATGGGTTGTTCGATCTTCCGGGTGCGCCTGCGCCGGCCCGTGGTGGCGGGAGTCTGGCGGATGTGGATCACACGGCGGCTCCGTTGGCGGTGCGGATGCGGCCGCGGAGTCTGGACGAGTTGGTGGGGCAGCAACATCTGCTCGCGCCGGGCTCGCCGCTGCGCCGGCTGGTGGAGGGCGACCAGCCGATGTCGCTGTTGCTGTGGGGCCCTCCGGGGACGGGCAAGACCACGATCGCGGCCGTGGTGTCACACCAGACCAACCGGAAGTTCGTGGAGCTGTCCGCGGTCACGGCCGGGGTGAAGGACGTGCGGCAGGTGATCGACGGCGCTCGCCGCGACCTGTCCCGTGCGTCCGGTGCGGTCGAGACTGTGCTGTTCATCGACGAGGTCCACCGCTTCACCAAGGCCCAGCAGGATGCACTGCTGCCCGGTGTCGAGAACCGCTGGGTGACGCTGGTCGCAGCCACCACCGAGAACCCGTTCTTCTCGGTGATCTCTCCGCTGCTGTCCCGAAGCCTGCTGCTCACGCTCGAGTCGCTCACCGACGACGACATCGCCGTACTGCTCGACCGGGCGCTCGCCGACGAGCGCGGGCTGAACGGTGAGTTCGAGCTGGCGGAGGACGCTCGCGACCATCTGCTCCGGATGGCCGGTGGAGACGCGCGCCGCGCGCTGACGTACCTGGAAGCCGCCGCCGGCGGAGCCCGCGCGAAGAACACCGACGACGTACCGGCGGTGATCGATCTGAAGACTCTGGAGACGGCGGTCGACCGGGCCGCGGTGCGGTACGACCGGGCCGGGGATCAGCACTACGACGTGGCCTCGGCGTTGATCAAGTCGATCCGGGGTTCGGACGTCGACGCCTCCATGCACTACCTGGCCCGGATGATCGAGGCGGGGGAGGACCCGCGGTTCATCGCCCGACGGCTGGTGATCTCCGCGAGCGAGGACATCGGGATGGGCGACCCGACGGCGCTCGGTGTCGCGGTCGCCGCGGCCGAGGCGGTGCAGTTGATCGGTATGCCGGAGGCGCGGATCAACCTCGCGCAGGCGGTCGTCGCCCTCGCGCTGGCGCCGAAGTCCAACGCGGTGATCATGGCCGTCGACGCCGCGATCGCGGACGTGAAGGCGGGCAAGGTCGGTCCGGTGCCGCCGCATCTGCGGGACGCGCACTACGCCGGCGCCAAGAAGATCGGTCACGGCTCGTCGTACGAGTACTCGCACAACGATCCGCGCGGCGTCGTGCCGCAGCAGTACGCCCCGGACGTGATCGACGGCACCGACTACTACAACCCGACCCGGCGCGGCGGCGAGGCGGCGTACGCCGATCGGGTCGCCGCCATCCGCAAGATCCTCCGGGACCGCAAACGGGACGGCAAATGA
- a CDS encoding VC0807 family protein produces the protein MPRTRKGRWLLVVDIAVPLALYYGLKALGVSDLIALLAGVVPGLISSAVSLVRERRADLVGMVVVVSMVASTVVAVIGGDARLLLVRNAWISLPFAGINLWSLRHPQPLTYTFTKAIMPRRGELMDQLWETNARFREAWKWITVWWGIASIVDAIVRVVLAYTLPISVVPATDPVITAVTIVVLQIPTIVLLRRSGTYHLVFAPRRPTVV, from the coding sequence ATGCCCCGCACGCGCAAAGGCCGCTGGCTTCTCGTCGTCGACATCGCCGTCCCACTCGCCCTGTACTACGGCCTGAAGGCACTCGGGGTGAGCGACCTGATCGCGCTGCTCGCCGGCGTCGTCCCAGGGCTGATCAGTTCCGCGGTCTCGCTGGTGCGGGAACGCCGTGCGGACCTGGTCGGGATGGTCGTCGTGGTGAGCATGGTCGCCAGTACGGTCGTCGCGGTCATCGGTGGCGACGCGCGCCTGTTGCTCGTCCGGAACGCGTGGATCAGCCTGCCGTTCGCCGGCATCAATCTGTGGTCTCTGCGGCATCCGCAGCCGCTGACCTACACCTTCACCAAGGCGATCATGCCGCGTCGTGGCGAGCTGATGGATCAGCTCTGGGAGACCAACGCCCGTTTCCGCGAGGCGTGGAAGTGGATCACGGTCTGGTGGGGGATCGCGTCGATCGTCGATGCGATCGTCCGCGTCGTGCTCGCCTACACCCTGCCGATCTCGGTCGTACCGGCCACCGACCCGGTCATCACCGCCGTCACGATCGTCGTACTGCAGATCCCGACCATCGTGCTGCTGCGACGCAGCGGCACATACCACCTCGTGTTCGCCCCTCGGCGTCCTACAGTCGTTTGA
- a CDS encoding GNAT family N-acetyltransferase: MTPDELLDVFHRRIRLPDADAIPGWKQEHEGLVHRSYVEGPEGAGFVETPRGLGDDPDAVIEHELAFFRERGLPFEWKTYAYDEPADLGERLVKAGFSKQEPETLILGEVDRILERPSALPSKVRLREADGPDDFHRIAVLTDTLWDSGLARIVEQLQGEARMFPDRLSVFLVEDVLKQGPAVSAAWIRFHPGTGFASLWGGGTLPEWRRQGIYSALLVHRARLAKDRGYEFLRVDASEDSRPILQKLGLHAVTTTTPYEWTP, translated from the coding sequence ATGACGCCAGACGAACTGCTCGACGTGTTCCACCGCCGGATCCGGTTACCGGACGCGGACGCGATTCCCGGCTGGAAGCAGGAGCATGAGGGGCTCGTGCATCGCTCGTACGTCGAAGGTCCCGAGGGAGCCGGTTTCGTCGAGACGCCGCGCGGGCTCGGGGACGACCCGGACGCGGTGATCGAGCATGAGCTGGCGTTCTTCCGGGAGCGCGGGCTGCCGTTCGAGTGGAAGACCTACGCGTACGACGAGCCGGCCGATCTGGGCGAGCGCCTGGTCAAGGCCGGCTTCAGCAAGCAGGAGCCGGAGACGCTGATCCTCGGAGAGGTCGACCGGATCCTGGAGCGGCCGTCGGCGCTGCCGTCGAAGGTGCGGCTGCGGGAGGCCGACGGACCGGACGACTTCCACCGGATCGCCGTACTGACCGACACGCTGTGGGACAGCGGGCTGGCGCGGATCGTGGAGCAGCTCCAGGGCGAGGCGCGGATGTTCCCGGACCGGTTGTCCGTGTTCTTGGTCGAGGACGTGCTCAAGCAGGGCCCGGCGGTGTCGGCGGCGTGGATCCGGTTCCACCCCGGCACCGGGTTCGCCAGCCTGTGGGGCGGCGGCACGCTCCCGGAGTGGCGCCGTCAGGGGATCTACAGCGCTCTGCTCGTCCACCGCGCTCGCCTGGCCAAAGACCGCGGGTACGAGTTCCTCCGCGTCGACGCCTCCGAGGACTCCCGGCCCATTCTGCAGAAGCTCGGTCTCCACGCCGTTACAACCACGACACCGTACGAGTGGACACCCTGA
- a CDS encoding accessory Sec system translocase SecA2, giving the protein MALKIASRFRRLLQRPGSIDLGPYERLTQLVGEAEESVQSLTDEELTEAATELRTTGGLHEDEQIEFLALARDAGRRALGERAFDGQVVGALAMLQGRVVEMATGEGKTLAGAIAAAGYAIGGRKVHVLAVNDYLAKRDAEWMGPVYELLGVTVSHVGQVSTPEERREAYQAEVCYVPVNEIGFDVLRDRLVTDVADRVTVDADVALVDEADSVLIDEARVPMVLAGATRSEALDDDVVQLVRTLRAGVDYEIDGDGRTVALTDRGTDKVEKALGARAEEQAAEERAAEERAAEERAAEEAAAEEAAADEAATDLTTDDAETVDASAADEPEADDAEAEESEPKEFNLYADENLDRLTQINVALHAEVLLRRDVDYLVRDGKVSLINNNRGRVAKLQRWPDGLQAAVEAKEAVPVSDSGEVLDSITVQALVKRYKTLCGMTGTAVVVGESLQEFYEVDVAVVPPNTPNIRKDDPDRLYLTVEQKNEALVKHIGVVHESGRPILIGTHSVEESEQLSDKLAAAEIEHVVLNAKNDAEEAAIIAEAGVPGTVTVSTQMAGRGTDIRLGGRDESHDKEKAIELGGLYVIGTGLHASRRLDDQLRGRAGRQGDPGGTLFFASLGDELVTRYSVSSGLRPHPDETGRLTDRKSIGVLEHAQRVADGANAELHRTTWQYNRLTGQQRAILLETREKVLTEDLAATELAERAKERYDELVDEVGEDVVKAAARRIALGHLDRRWTDHLAYLADLREGIHLRSLAGGIVHLKPIDEFNKSAIASFDTLIEDAWKDAAETFGTAEITADGLDEEASGIPRPTATWTYLVNDNPFGTEADRILGRLRNAIKPESVAEPEEILQEEFDEDDLPEELRDVDDGDDGDDVDDVDEPEELRDAADDEKPDKKD; this is encoded by the coding sequence ATGGCCCTGAAAATCGCTTCTCGCTTCCGCCGGCTGCTGCAGCGCCCCGGCTCGATCGATCTCGGCCCGTACGAACGGCTCACCCAGCTGGTCGGCGAGGCGGAGGAATCGGTCCAGTCCCTGACCGACGAAGAGCTCACCGAAGCGGCCACGGAGCTGCGGACGACCGGTGGCCTGCACGAGGACGAGCAGATCGAGTTTCTCGCCCTGGCCCGGGACGCCGGTAGGCGGGCGCTCGGCGAGCGGGCGTTCGACGGGCAGGTCGTAGGCGCGCTGGCGATGCTGCAGGGCCGGGTCGTCGAGATGGCGACCGGTGAGGGCAAGACGCTGGCCGGTGCGATCGCTGCCGCCGGGTATGCGATCGGCGGCCGCAAGGTGCATGTGCTCGCCGTCAACGACTACCTGGCCAAGCGCGACGCCGAGTGGATGGGCCCGGTGTACGAGCTGCTCGGTGTGACTGTGTCGCATGTCGGGCAGGTGTCGACGCCGGAGGAGCGCCGGGAGGCGTATCAGGCCGAGGTCTGCTACGTCCCGGTCAACGAGATCGGGTTCGACGTACTGCGGGATCGTCTCGTCACCGATGTCGCCGACCGGGTCACCGTCGACGCGGACGTGGCGCTCGTGGACGAGGCGGACTCGGTGCTGATCGACGAGGCCCGGGTGCCGATGGTGCTGGCCGGTGCGACCCGGTCCGAGGCTCTGGACGACGACGTGGTCCAGCTGGTCCGGACGCTGCGCGCAGGCGTCGACTACGAGATCGACGGCGACGGCCGGACGGTCGCCCTCACCGACCGCGGCACCGACAAGGTCGAAAAAGCCCTCGGCGCAAGAGCCGAGGAGCAGGCAGCCGAGGAGCGGGCGGCCGAGGAGCGGGCGGCCGAGGAGCGGGCGGCCGAGGAAGCTGCGGCCGAGGAAGCTGCGGCCGACGAGGCCGCGACTGACTTGACGACTGACGACGCGGAGACGGTCGACGCCTCGGCGGCCGACGAGCCCGAGGCTGACGACGCGGAGGCCGAAGAGTCGGAGCCGAAGGAGTTCAATCTCTACGCGGACGAGAACCTGGATCGGTTGACCCAGATCAATGTCGCGCTGCACGCCGAGGTGCTGTTGCGGCGTGACGTCGACTACCTGGTCCGTGACGGCAAGGTCAGCCTGATCAACAACAACCGCGGCCGGGTCGCGAAGCTGCAGCGCTGGCCCGACGGTCTGCAGGCAGCCGTCGAGGCGAAGGAGGCCGTGCCGGTCAGCGACTCCGGTGAGGTGCTGGACAGCATCACCGTGCAGGCGCTGGTCAAGCGGTACAAGACGCTGTGCGGCATGACCGGTACGGCGGTCGTCGTCGGGGAGTCGCTGCAGGAGTTCTACGAGGTCGACGTGGCCGTCGTACCGCCGAACACTCCGAACATCCGCAAGGACGACCCCGACCGGTTGTACCTGACCGTCGAGCAGAAGAACGAAGCGCTGGTCAAGCACATCGGCGTCGTGCACGAGTCGGGCCGGCCGATCCTGATCGGCACGCACAGCGTCGAGGAGTCCGAGCAGCTCAGCGACAAGCTCGCGGCGGCCGAGATCGAGCACGTCGTACTGAACGCGAAGAACGACGCCGAAGAGGCCGCGATCATCGCCGAGGCCGGTGTGCCGGGGACCGTGACGGTGTCGACGCAGATGGCCGGCCGCGGTACGGACATCCGGCTGGGCGGCCGGGACGAGTCGCACGACAAGGAGAAGGCCATTGAGCTCGGTGGCCTGTACGTGATCGGCACCGGCCTGCACGCGTCACGGCGACTCGACGACCAGCTGCGTGGTCGCGCCGGCCGTCAGGGTGACCCGGGCGGGACGCTGTTCTTCGCGTCGCTGGGGGACGAGCTGGTCACGCGGTACTCCGTTTCGTCCGGTCTGCGCCCGCACCCGGACGAGACCGGGCGGCTGACCGACCGCAAGTCGATCGGGGTGCTGGAGCACGCGCAGCGCGTCGCCGACGGCGCGAATGCCGAGCTGCACCGGACCACCTGGCAGTACAACCGGCTCACCGGTCAGCAGCGGGCGATCCTGCTCGAGACCCGCGAGAAGGTGCTGACCGAGGACCTGGCCGCGACCGAGCTGGCCGAGAGGGCCAAGGAGCGCTACGACGAACTGGTCGACGAGGTCGGCGAGGACGTGGTGAAGGCCGCCGCCCGGCGGATCGCGCTCGGTCACCTGGACCGCCGCTGGACCGACCACCTGGCGTACCTGGCCGACCTGCGTGAGGGCATCCACCTGCGGTCGCTGGCCGGCGGCATCGTGCACCTGAAGCCGATCGACGAGTTCAACAAGTCGGCGATCGCGTCCTTCGACACGCTGATCGAGGACGCCTGGAAGGACGCCGCCGAGACGTTCGGTACGGCGGAGATCACGGCCGACGGGCTCGACGAGGAGGCCAGCGGGATCCCGCGGCCGACCGCGACCTGGACGTACCTGGTCAACGACAACCCGTTCGGCACCGAGGCCGACCGGATCCTCGGCCGCCTGCGCAACGCGATCAAGCCCGAGTCGGTCGCCGAGCCGGAGGAGATCCTCCAGGAGGAGTTCGACGAGGACGACCTCCCCGAGGAACTCCGCGACGTGGACGACGGGGACGACGGGGACGACGTGGACGACGTGGACGAGCCCGAGGAACTGCGCGACGCCGCCGACGACGAGAAGCCGGACAAGAAGGACTAA
- a CDS encoding nuclear transport factor 2 family protein has product MSRTADHVDAFNQAVTTGDWDTFAERFAPDATMRFVAIPVGPFEGRTAIAAAYRENPPTETMTLLEDGDESARFRWSGGGTGSMELEWAPDGAVQALTVSFD; this is encoded by the coding sequence ATGAGCCGGACAGCCGACCACGTCGACGCGTTCAACCAGGCCGTCACGACCGGCGACTGGGACACGTTCGCCGAGCGGTTCGCGCCGGACGCGACGATGCGATTCGTCGCCATTCCGGTCGGGCCGTTCGAAGGTCGGACGGCGATCGCCGCGGCGTACCGGGAAAACCCGCCGACCGAGACCATGACGCTGCTCGAGGACGGCGACGAGTCGGCGCGTTTCCGCTGGTCGGGCGGTGGAACCGGCTCGATGGAGCTGGAATGGGCACCGGACGGAGCCGTTCAGGCACTCACGGTGAGCTTCGATTGA